The Nitrospiraceae bacterium genome has a window encoding:
- a CDS encoding molybdopterin-dependent oxidoreductase, protein MPALLESLFSRPPSKLTPAITPNDQFYVTSYRSPPAIRIHEWSLRVDGLVRTPLTLPYNDLLARPRVSQIVTLECVGNTVGGEFIGTAEWSGIPVRTLLEEAGADPAAYDVIIRAADGYSDSIPLKRALAGDVLLAHHMNGLPLPQAHGFPIRLIVPGCYGMKSVQWLTSIEVAATDYKGYYAQKGWTDDATVKTTSRIDRPGHGETLAGRSHRIEGLAFSGTRGIQLVEISTDAGETWQSAELHQPQSPASWIFWYYDWMARTSGRHTLLVRATDGTGRIQTSIEQDPDPDGATGLHEITVTVER, encoded by the coding sequence TTGCCCGCACTCCTCGAATCCCTCTTCAGCCGTCCCCCTTCCAAGCTGACCCCAGCCATTACGCCGAATGATCAATTTTATGTCACGTCGTACCGTAGCCCCCCGGCAATTCGCATCCATGAATGGTCCTTGAGGGTCGACGGTCTGGTACGGACACCCCTTACACTTCCATACAATGACCTGCTGGCCAGACCGCGCGTCTCGCAGATCGTGACGTTGGAGTGTGTCGGGAACACCGTCGGAGGGGAATTCATCGGGACGGCTGAGTGGAGCGGGATTCCGGTACGAACCCTCTTGGAGGAGGCCGGTGCCGACCCAGCGGCCTACGATGTAATCATTCGGGCTGCCGATGGCTATTCGGACAGCATCCCGCTCAAGCGGGCGCTTGCCGGCGACGTCCTCCTTGCTCACCACATGAACGGGCTCCCCCTTCCACAAGCGCACGGCTTTCCCATCCGCCTTATCGTGCCAGGCTGTTACGGGATGAAGAGCGTGCAGTGGTTGACCAGCATCGAGGTCGCGGCGACGGACTATAAAGGGTACTATGCCCAGAAGGGTTGGACCGACGATGCGACCGTGAAGACGACCTCACGCATCGATCGCCCCGGCCACGGCGAAACACTTGCCGGCCGCAGCCACCGGATCGAGGGATTGGCCTTCTCAGGAACCAGAGGCATCCAGCTGGTGGAAATCAGCACGGATGCGGGCGAAACCTGGCAGTCGGCGGAATTGCACCAGCCGCAATCACCGGCCAGTTGGATCTTCTGGTATTACGACTGGATGGCGCGAACCAGCGGCCGTCACACCCTGCTCGTTCGAGCGACGGATGGCACCGGACGGATCCAAACTTCCATCGAGCAGGACCCCGACCCCGACGGCGCGACGGGATTGCATGAGATTACGGTGACGGTGGAACGATGA
- a CDS encoding FAD-binding oxidoreductase yields MTLTETYLEKREHASKACASASSTKPLALHKESSNLFRHREQTKVQRLDLRAFNHVLHIDREGCYADVEGLATYEDVVAQTLPFNLMPAVVPQLKTITVGGAIAGIGIESSSFRYGFVHETMSELDILLADGRVITATRQNEYRDLFLGFPNSYGTLGYALRARIALIPVKPFVQLTHRRVADPVEYFRHLSELCRSGGVDFVDGTMFDGGELYATTGRFVDRADRPSDYTYLDIYYQSIRAKSTDFLTTQDYLWRWDTDWFWCSKHFLLQHAWMRRLWGRKRLRSAVYWKLWQAIHRSRSAQTLLQLMEGRQEPVIQDVEIPIEHAAEFAGFLESNIGIRPVWICPVATLDPSITYPLYPMDPARLYVNFGFWDVVPSDREDGYYNRMVEAKVRDLDGRKSLYSNSYYSREEFGRLYNEPAYRALKQRYDPTGRLKHLYDKCVLKR; encoded by the coding sequence ATGACGCTCACCGAGACCTACCTTGAAAAGCGCGAGCACGCTTCCAAGGCCTGCGCGTCGGCCTCGTCCACCAAGCCGCTAGCCCTTCACAAAGAATCCTCCAACCTCTTTCGGCACCGCGAACAGACCAAGGTTCAACGGCTTGATCTGCGAGCGTTCAATCACGTTCTCCACATCGATCGGGAAGGATGCTACGCCGACGTCGAGGGCCTGGCGACCTACGAAGATGTCGTGGCCCAGACGCTCCCCTTCAACTTGATGCCCGCAGTCGTGCCGCAGCTCAAGACCATTACCGTGGGAGGAGCCATCGCCGGTATCGGCATCGAGTCCTCTTCGTTCCGGTATGGCTTCGTCCATGAAACCATGTCGGAATTGGATATCCTGCTCGCCGACGGCCGTGTTATCACGGCGACGAGACAGAACGAATATCGCGACCTCTTTCTTGGATTTCCCAATTCATACGGTACGCTGGGGTATGCGCTGCGAGCGAGGATCGCCCTCATCCCTGTCAAACCCTTCGTCCAGTTGACGCACCGGCGCGTTGCCGATCCCGTCGAATACTTCCGGCACCTGTCGGAGTTGTGCCGCAGCGGTGGCGTGGACTTTGTCGATGGGACGATGTTCGACGGCGGCGAGCTTTACGCAACCACGGGACGATTCGTCGATCGGGCGGACCGGCCCAGCGACTACACCTACCTGGACATCTACTACCAGTCCATCCGAGCCAAATCGACCGATTTCCTCACCACGCAGGATTATCTGTGGCGCTGGGATACCGACTGGTTTTGGTGCTCCAAACATTTCCTCTTGCAGCATGCGTGGATGCGCCGGCTGTGGGGGCGAAAGCGGCTTCGCTCCGCGGTCTATTGGAAGCTCTGGCAGGCGATTCACCGATCTCGGTCAGCCCAGACATTGCTGCAATTGATGGAGGGGCGTCAGGAGCCGGTCATCCAGGATGTGGAAATTCCGATCGAGCATGCGGCCGAGTTCGCCGGTTTCCTTGAATCGAACATCGGCATCAGGCCGGTCTGGATTTGCCCGGTCGCGACGCTGGACCCTTCCATCACCTATCCGCTTTACCCCATGGACCCCGCCCGGCTTTACGTGAATTTCGGGTTCTGGGACGTCGTGCCCAGCGACCGAGAAGATGGATATTACAATCGCATGGTCGAAGCCAAAGTGCGAGACCTGGATGGCCGCAAGTCGTTGTATTCGAATTCCTATTATTCTAGGGAAGAGTTCGGGCGACTGTACAACGAGCCGGCCTATCGAGCGCTCAAGCAGCGCTATGATCCCACCGGCCGCCTCAAGCACCTCTACGACAAATGCGTCCTGAAGCGATGA
- the cfa gene encoding cyclopropane fatty acyl phospholipid synthase produces the protein MDHKQAVLQLLNRAHVHVGGDEPGDIRVHNDAFYDRVLSDGSLGLGESYMEGWWDAAQLDEFFDKVHQVQLDEAILDKNLILNALKAKFFNMQNRRLSRRVAEQHYDLDEEFYRAMLGPTMQYTCAYWKRASSLDEAQEHKLDLICRKLQLKPGDRVLELGCGWGGFARYAALHYGCSVVAYNISDKQVAFARRWCAGLPVEVIQGDYREATGEFDKVAAIGLCEHVGYKNYRRLMEVAYRSLKEHGLFLLHTIGNNASVSTADPWFDKYIFPGGMLPSTAQLGAAMDGLLVLEDWHNFGPDYDKTLMGWQENIDRHHEALPPLIDERFNRAWRYYLLSLAGAFRARRVHLWQLVLSRHGVLGGYESIR, from the coding sequence ATGGATCACAAGCAAGCGGTGCTGCAGCTTCTCAACCGTGCCCATGTTCACGTCGGAGGGGATGAGCCGGGAGACATCCGAGTTCACAATGATGCGTTTTATGACCGGGTACTCTCAGACGGCTCGTTGGGGCTCGGCGAGTCTTACATGGAAGGCTGGTGGGACGCCGCCCAGTTGGATGAGTTTTTTGACAAGGTCCATCAGGTGCAGTTAGACGAAGCGATTCTGGACAAGAACCTGATCCTGAATGCGCTCAAGGCGAAGTTCTTCAATATGCAGAACAGGCGGCTCTCGAGGAGAGTCGCTGAGCAGCATTACGACCTGGACGAAGAGTTCTATCGTGCGATGCTGGGCCCCACCATGCAATATACCTGCGCCTACTGGAAGCGCGCTTCCAGCTTGGATGAAGCCCAGGAACACAAGTTGGACCTGATCTGCCGAAAGTTGCAACTGAAGCCGGGAGATCGGGTGCTGGAATTGGGTTGCGGGTGGGGTGGGTTTGCCCGTTATGCGGCTTTGCACTATGGCTGTTCGGTCGTGGCCTACAATATTTCGGACAAGCAGGTGGCGTTTGCCCGCCGCTGGTGTGCGGGATTGCCCGTCGAAGTCATTCAGGGAGACTATCGTGAGGCCACAGGGGAGTTCGACAAGGTGGCCGCCATCGGCCTCTGTGAGCATGTGGGCTACAAGAATTACCGCAGGCTGATGGAAGTGGCCTATCGTTCCTTGAAGGAACACGGGCTGTTTCTGCTGCACACGATCGGCAACAATGCGTCGGTCTCCACCGCAGATCCTTGGTTCGACAAGTACATCTTCCCCGGCGGGATGCTTCCGTCCACCGCGCAGCTGGGCGCGGCCATGGACGGCCTGCTCGTGCTGGAAGATTGGCACAACTTCGGGCCGGACTATGACAAGACGCTCATGGGTTGGCAGGAGAACATCGACCGCCACCACGAGGCGCTGCCCCCTCTGATCGACGAACGGTTCAACCGGGCTTGGCGCTACTATCTGCTGTCATTGGCCGGCGCCTTTCGGGCAAGAAGAGTTCATCTGTGGCAGCTCGTGCTGTCCAGGCACGGTGTGTTGGGGGGCTACGAGTCGATTCGGTAG
- a CDS encoding fatty acid desaturase — protein MTEDNLKPSTKSALQQWDNLPFLAIHLMCLGALFTGVTWEWVLLAVVSYYIRMVGVTAGYHRYFSHRSYKTGRVFQFLLACLAMTSAQKGVLWWAAHHRHHHRHSDRQRDLHSPAQQGFWYSHVGWILNPSSTATQFHLVKDLARYPELMWLNRFYVVPPFLYAALMYGLWGMPGLIWGFFISTTALYHGTFFINSLSHLIGRVRYNSGDDSRNSALLAILCCGEGWHNNHHHYQLAVNQGWFWWEVDLSYYILRALSWTGVVWDLRMPPESVKQQTIAASSLRN, from the coding sequence ATGACTGAAGACAATCTCAAGCCATCAACCAAGAGTGCCCTGCAACAATGGGACAACCTGCCGTTTCTGGCGATTCACCTCATGTGTCTCGGTGCCCTGTTCACGGGCGTCACGTGGGAGTGGGTGCTGTTGGCGGTAGTCAGTTACTACATCCGAATGGTCGGGGTCACCGCCGGGTACCACCGGTATTTTTCCCATCGTTCCTATAAGACCGGGCGTGTGTTCCAATTCCTCCTGGCCTGTCTGGCCATGACGAGCGCGCAGAAGGGCGTGCTCTGGTGGGCCGCCCATCACCGGCATCACCATCGTCATTCCGATCGGCAGCGGGATCTCCATTCACCGGCGCAGCAGGGGTTTTGGTATTCCCATGTGGGTTGGATTCTCAACCCCAGTTCGACGGCGACGCAGTTCCATCTCGTGAAGGATTTGGCGCGCTATCCGGAACTGATGTGGCTGAACCGCTTCTATGTCGTGCCGCCGTTCCTGTATGCCGCCCTCATGTACGGGCTCTGGGGCATGCCGGGTCTCATCTGGGGATTTTTCATCTCCACCACCGCCCTGTATCACGGCACCTTCTTCATCAATTCCCTTTCCCACCTGATCGGCCGCGTGCGTTATAACTCGGGCGACGACAGCCGCAATAGCGCGCTTCTCGCCATCTTGTGCTGTGGGGAAGGGTGGCACAACAACCACCATCACTATCAGCTGGCGGTCAACCAGGGGTGGTTTTGGTGGGAGGTGGACCTGTCCTATTACATTTTGCGGGCGTTATCATGGACGGGGGTGGTCTGGGACCTCCGGATGCCCCCTGAATCCGTCAAACAGCAGACGATCGCGGCCAGTAGCCTTCGAAATTAA
- a CDS encoding cobyrinate a,c-diamide synthase — translation MRIPRLVIAGTGSSVGKTTVTLALLSALAAKGRVVQPFKAGPDFIDPAHHTAVTGRPSRNLDGWMLDAEMNRAILTHASMGADLALIEGMMGLFDGIGSTNDEGSTAELAKQLGAPVLLVVDGGAMARSAAALVEGFARFDPDLAIAGVLFNRVNSPGHYRLLKNAVEQRMSIPAVGYLRQDEVVISERHLGLVGAGEGSWCELYRRLGASAEATVDLDLLERVAATAAPIERPHPSPVQPTPSRTVRIGVARDPAFCFYYADNLQLLESQGGELVYFSPILDAALPHVDMLYLGGGYPELHAAALSENRSMRRTVAAFSERGGTIFAECGGMMYLTDGIRDFEGRVHEMAGVFPALAVMRKTGLTLGYRRLELSRPCILGEAGTVARGHEFHYSVLEPTGALAYAYQVADARGERKGTDGLVTKNTLAGYTHLHFGSQPSMISELLQSAGRGVQDSVTHD, via the coding sequence ATGAGGATCCCGCGTCTCGTTATCGCCGGCACCGGGAGCAGCGTCGGCAAAACCACGGTGACTTTGGCGCTGCTCTCCGCGTTGGCCGCCAAGGGGCGGGTGGTACAGCCATTCAAGGCTGGGCCGGATTTCATCGATCCCGCCCACCACACGGCGGTAACCGGTCGCCCGTCGAGGAACTTGGATGGGTGGATGCTCGATGCGGAGATGAATAGGGCCATCCTTACCCATGCGTCGATGGGGGCGGACCTCGCGCTTATTGAAGGGATGATGGGCTTATTCGACGGCATCGGTTCAACGAACGATGAGGGAAGCACTGCCGAACTGGCCAAGCAGTTGGGTGCGCCGGTGCTGCTGGTGGTGGACGGGGGGGCGATGGCCAGGTCTGCGGCCGCCCTTGTTGAGGGGTTCGCGCGGTTCGATCCGGACCTCGCCATCGCCGGGGTCCTCTTCAACCGTGTCAACAGCCCAGGCCACTACCGGTTGCTCAAGAACGCGGTCGAGCAGCGGATGAGCATCCCTGCCGTGGGGTACCTTCGGCAGGATGAGGTGGTCATTTCTGAACGTCACCTGGGATTGGTCGGGGCCGGCGAGGGGAGTTGGTGCGAACTGTATCGCCGGTTGGGCGCATCTGCCGAGGCGACGGTCGATCTTGACCTGTTGGAGCGCGTGGCAGCTACGGCCGCTCCCATCGAGAGGCCCCATCCGTCCCCCGTGCAACCGACTCCCAGCCGAACAGTGCGGATTGGTGTTGCACGTGATCCCGCCTTCTGCTTTTATTACGCGGACAATCTGCAGTTGCTTGAGTCACAGGGGGGCGAACTCGTCTATTTTTCTCCTATTTTGGATGCAGCGTTACCCCACGTAGACATGCTATATCTTGGCGGGGGTTACCCTGAATTGCATGCCGCGGCCCTCTCGGAAAATCGCAGCATGCGCCGGACTGTTGCGGCCTTTTCCGAACGGGGCGGGACGATATTCGCTGAATGTGGAGGAATGATGTACTTGACGGACGGTATTCGCGATTTCGAAGGGCGGGTGCATGAGATGGCGGGGGTCTTTCCGGCCCTGGCGGTCATGCGAAAGACGGGACTGACGCTGGGCTATCGTCGGCTTGAGTTGTCCCGCCCATGCATTCTGGGAGAAGCGGGGACGGTTGCGCGCGGACACGAATTTCACTATTCCGTCCTGGAACCGACCGGGGCATTGGCCTATGCCTATCAGGTCGCCGATGCCAGGGGTGAGCGCAAAGGGACGGATGGGCTTGTCACGAAAAATACGTTGGCCGGATATACACACCTTCACTTTGGGAGCCAGCCGTCGATGATCAGCGAGCTACTGCAGTCTGCTGGTAGGGGCGTGCAGGACAGTGTGACGCATGACTGA
- a CDS encoding response regulator has translation MAKTILIVDDSASLRQVVSIALKGAGYDIIEGADGKDALSKLTGQKVHLIISDVNMPNMDGITFVKEVKKLPNYKFTPIIMLTTESQESKKAEGQEAGVKAWVVKPFKPETMLMAVSKLILP, from the coding sequence ATGGCCAAGACCATTCTCATAGTCGACGACTCGGCATCACTTCGACAGGTCGTATCGATCGCGCTTAAGGGGGCCGGCTATGACATCATCGAGGGCGCGGACGGCAAGGATGCCTTGTCCAAACTCACGGGGCAGAAGGTGCACCTGATCATCAGCGACGTCAACATGCCAAATATGGACGGCATCACCTTCGTCAAAGAAGTCAAGAAGCTGCCCAATTATAAGTTCACCCCGATCATCATGTTGACCACGGAATCGCAGGAGTCGAAGAAGGCCGAAGGGCAGGAAGCCGGCGTGAAGGCTTGGGTGGTCAAGCCGTTCAAGCCTGAAACCATGCTGATGGCGGTCTCCAAATTGATTCTCCCCTAG
- a CDS encoding STAS domain-containing protein, producing the protein MELREDTAGTVHRLHIAGELTIYSALELKPRLLGALAQKSALEIHAGNVTEVDTAGIQLLLLAKREAAGAGKQLSLMTPSQSLREALGQCFLNEQLDHL; encoded by the coding sequence ATGGAACTGCGTGAAGACACCGCTGGAACCGTTCACCGCCTGCACATCGCGGGGGAGCTGACGATTTACTCCGCACTTGAACTGAAACCCCGCCTGTTGGGGGCCCTGGCGCAGAAAAGCGCGCTGGAGATCCACGCGGGGAACGTCACGGAAGTCGATACGGCCGGCATCCAGCTGCTGCTGCTGGCCAAGCGCGAAGCGGCGGGAGCAGGAAAACAGCTCAGTCTCATGACACCCAGTCAGTCCCTGCGCGAAGCCCTGGGGCAATGCTTCCTCAACGAACAACTGGACCATCTTTAG
- a CDS encoding chemotaxis protein CheA, with protein MNLDAAVQTFLAESRELLDSMEEQLLHLESNPGADGDINAIFRAAHTIKGSAGLFGFDDIVRFTHKVENLLDRLRDKQMGLDADCIALLLASCDHTRTLIENIAGNEPLSADAKATWSTLSARLDVHLGLSPSSQPDHAMPDTTALATSSPEEAESERNTADYAWHLSLRFTRDVLRNGMDPLSFIRYLRTIGDVLHVTTIADAIPTAEDMDAESCYLGFEIRLRTQADKTTIENVFEFVKDDCSLRILPPRSKHSEYIKLIQELPEDTMRLGEILVKSGALTRAELERSLRAQHGDDHANVLDTAPPGSTQLGNHLVREGVVNSTVVHAALDKQQLVKEHKSQESRFIRVEAEKLDQLINLVGELVIAGAGTHLLAKRSGEGDVLESASTVCRLLEEVRNHALGLRMVQIGATFQRFQRVVRDVSQELGKEIELVITGGDTELDKSVVERIGDPLMHLVRNSMDHGIEPREVRLQRGKTAKARITLNAYHDSGSIVIEVTDDGGGLNRERILKKARERGLIGDSQVLSDRETHNLIFEPGFSTAQQISNLSGRGVGMDVVKRNIEALRGTVDLISKESVGTTVQIRLPLTLAIIDGFLVGVGHNRYVIPLDLVLECVELPHSERQASAREGHISLRGQVLPYLRLRQLFDLGGEAGLRENIVVVQYGGQKIGLVVDSLLGEFQTVIKPLGKLFAQLKGFGGFTILGSGEVALILDVPALIHSVVRAESNSAVGAVGPSADTEYQQAA; from the coding sequence ATGAATTTGGATGCTGCGGTACAAACGTTCCTGGCGGAAAGTCGTGAACTGCTCGATAGTATGGAGGAGCAACTTCTCCATCTGGAATCCAACCCCGGAGCGGACGGCGACATCAACGCCATTTTCCGGGCCGCCCATACGATCAAGGGCTCGGCCGGACTGTTCGGCTTCGATGACATCGTCCGATTCACCCACAAGGTGGAAAACCTCCTCGACCGGCTGAGGGACAAGCAGATGGGCCTTGATGCCGACTGCATCGCCCTGCTTCTGGCAAGCTGCGACCATACCCGTACGTTGATCGAAAATATCGCCGGCAACGAACCCTTGAGCGCCGATGCGAAGGCCACCTGGAGCACGCTCTCGGCTCGCCTGGACGTACACCTGGGACTCTCACCGTCCTCTCAACCGGACCACGCGATGCCGGATACCACGGCCCTCGCCACATCGAGCCCCGAGGAGGCGGAATCGGAACGGAACACAGCCGACTATGCTTGGCATCTCTCGCTGCGGTTCACCCGCGATGTGCTGCGCAACGGCATGGATCCGCTTTCCTTCATCCGCTATCTCCGCACTATCGGCGACGTGCTGCATGTCACCACGATTGCCGACGCGATCCCCACTGCCGAAGACATGGATGCGGAGAGCTGCTACCTCGGCTTTGAGATCAGGCTGCGCACCCAAGCAGACAAGACGACCATCGAAAACGTGTTTGAGTTCGTCAAGGATGACTGCAGCCTGCGCATACTCCCCCCGCGGAGCAAACATTCGGAATACATCAAGCTCATTCAGGAATTGCCGGAAGACACGATGCGACTGGGTGAAATTCTGGTCAAGAGCGGCGCCCTGACTCGGGCGGAACTGGAGCGAAGCCTACGCGCACAGCACGGAGACGATCACGCGAATGTGCTGGACACCGCTCCGCCAGGCAGCACCCAACTCGGCAACCATTTGGTGAGGGAAGGCGTCGTGAACTCCACGGTGGTCCATGCCGCGTTGGACAAACAACAACTGGTCAAGGAACACAAATCCCAGGAAAGCCGATTCATCCGCGTCGAAGCGGAGAAACTCGATCAACTCATCAACTTGGTGGGCGAATTGGTGATCGCCGGCGCCGGCACACACCTGCTGGCCAAACGGAGCGGAGAAGGCGACGTCTTGGAATCGGCCTCGACCGTCTGCCGGCTCTTGGAAGAGGTCCGAAACCATGCCCTCGGATTGCGCATGGTGCAGATCGGTGCCACCTTCCAGCGGTTCCAACGGGTCGTGCGCGACGTCAGCCAGGAACTCGGCAAGGAGATCGAGCTGGTCATCACCGGCGGGGATACCGAACTCGATAAATCCGTCGTGGAGCGCATCGGCGATCCGTTGATGCACCTCGTGCGCAATTCAATGGACCATGGGATCGAACCGCGCGAAGTCCGGCTCCAACGGGGGAAAACCGCCAAGGCCCGCATCACCCTGAACGCCTACCATGACTCCGGCAGCATCGTTATCGAAGTGACCGACGACGGCGGCGGCTTGAATCGCGAGCGGATCCTCAAGAAGGCTCGCGAACGTGGGCTGATCGGCGACTCGCAGGTCCTCAGCGATCGCGAGACCCACAATCTCATTTTCGAACCGGGCTTCTCGACCGCGCAGCAGATCTCCAACTTGTCCGGACGCGGCGTCGGCATGGACGTGGTGAAACGGAACATCGAAGCGTTGCGGGGCACCGTCGACCTGATCAGCAAGGAGTCCGTCGGCACCACCGTGCAGATTCGCCTCCCGCTCACACTGGCGATCATCGACGGCTTCCTGGTCGGCGTCGGGCACAATCGCTATGTGATTCCTCTCGATCTGGTCCTCGAATGCGTTGAACTGCCTCACTCCGAACGTCAGGCGTCGGCCCGAGAAGGCCACATCAGCCTGCGCGGTCAGGTGTTGCCATACCTGCGGCTCCGCCAGCTGTTCGACCTCGGGGGAGAGGCAGGCCTCCGCGAGAATATCGTGGTGGTGCAATACGGCGGGCAGAAGATCGGCCTGGTGGTCGACTCGCTGCTCGGAGAATTCCAAACCGTCATCAAACCCTTGGGCAAGCTGTTTGCCCAACTCAAGGGCTTCGGAGGTTTCACGATCTTGGGAAGCGGCGAAGTCGCGCTGATCCTCGACGTGCCGGCCCTGATTCATTCCGTCGTGCGAGCAGAAAGCAATTCCGCCGTCGGGGCCGTGGGCCCTTCGGCGGACACCGAGTATCAACAAGCAGCGTGA
- a CDS encoding MCP four helix bundle domain-containing protein: MGKQMTLAMRLGLGFGAILVLMLVASGIGIMNLSAFNEQMTKIVYWGVPKIVLVNNTIKNTLDNGRSVRSIALATSQDEVEMLFKKMTANRQKNGENLDKLEKMLSLPRGRELYKDIMDKRNFLGTKYAETEKLIKANDRTKLAAYIKTDFSPANNAFWESLEAMAKFQQEVMDQQAKQTEVDYQNARTMLIGATVLALFLGAAMALLITRSILKDLGGEPAYARDCVKRIAEGDLTIDIAVNESHKASLLTELKAMVGSLTQVISQIRQSADALAGASEEVSATAQSLSQGSSEQASSVEESSASIEQMTASINQNSEHAKVTNNMATQSSKEAADGGQAVQETVTAMKQIASKIGIIDDIAYQTNLLALNAAIEAARAGAHGKGFAVVAAEVRKLAERSQVAAQEIGSLAGNSVGMAERAGQLLQEMVPAIQKTSDLVQEIASASSEQASGVSQINTAMTQLSQTTQQNASASEQLAATSEEMSGQAQQLQQAIAFFKVGMQESMPPAHAVGKDKHRSTVKPTGRKESAPPPTSASAASNEVIGQPDPAQFVRF; the protein is encoded by the coding sequence ATGGGCAAGCAGATGACATTGGCGATGCGGTTGGGGCTGGGCTTCGGAGCCATACTGGTTCTGATGCTGGTGGCCAGTGGTATCGGCATCATGAACCTCAGCGCATTCAACGAGCAGATGACGAAAATCGTCTACTGGGGCGTGCCCAAGATCGTGCTCGTCAACAATACGATCAAGAACACCTTGGACAACGGCCGATCCGTCCGCAGCATCGCCCTGGCCACCAGCCAGGATGAGGTTGAGATGCTCTTCAAGAAGATGACGGCCAACCGGCAGAAAAACGGAGAGAACCTCGACAAGTTGGAGAAGATGTTGTCGTTGCCGCGAGGCCGTGAGCTCTACAAGGACATCATGGACAAACGCAACTTCCTGGGCACCAAATACGCAGAAACGGAAAAGCTGATCAAGGCCAATGACCGGACCAAGCTGGCGGCATATATCAAGACGGATTTCTCTCCCGCCAACAACGCCTTCTGGGAATCTTTGGAAGCCATGGCCAAGTTCCAGCAAGAGGTCATGGACCAGCAGGCCAAACAGACCGAAGTCGACTATCAGAATGCCCGTACGATGTTGATCGGCGCCACGGTGCTCGCACTCTTCCTGGGCGCCGCCATGGCACTCTTGATCACGCGCTCGATCCTGAAGGATTTGGGCGGCGAGCCAGCGTACGCCAGGGATTGCGTCAAGCGGATCGCAGAGGGTGACCTCACGATCGACATTGCCGTGAACGAATCCCACAAGGCCAGCCTGCTGACCGAGTTGAAAGCGATGGTGGGGAGTTTGACCCAGGTCATCTCGCAGATCCGGCAGTCAGCCGATGCGCTGGCCGGGGCTTCCGAGGAAGTCAGCGCCACGGCACAGTCCTTGAGCCAAGGCTCCAGCGAGCAGGCCTCGAGCGTGGAAGAATCCTCCGCCTCCATCGAGCAGATGACGGCCTCCATCAACCAGAACAGCGAACATGCCAAGGTCACCAACAACATGGCGACCCAATCCTCAAAAGAAGCGGCCGACGGCGGGCAGGCGGTACAGGAGACCGTGACGGCGATGAAGCAGATCGCCAGCAAGATCGGTATCATCGACGATATCGCCTACCAGACCAACCTTCTGGCTTTGAACGCCGCCATCGAAGCCGCGCGGGCCGGGGCCCACGGCAAGGGCTTTGCGGTCGTCGCGGCCGAAGTGCGGAAACTGGCTGAGCGTAGCCAGGTCGCGGCGCAAGAGATCGGCAGCCTCGCGGGCAACAGCGTCGGCATGGCCGAACGCGCGGGCCAATTGCTTCAGGAGATGGTGCCGGCGATCCAGAAGACATCGGACCTCGTCCAGGAAATCGCCTCGGCTTCCAGCGAGCAGGCGTCGGGCGTCTCGCAAATCAACACGGCCATGACGCAGCTCAGCCAGACCACCCAACAAAACGCATCGGCCTCGGAACAATTGGCGGCAACGTCGGAGGAGATGAGCGGCCAGGCCCAACAGCTCCAGCAAGCCATCGCCTTCTTCAAGGTCGGCATGCAGGAGTCCATGCCCCCTGCCCACGCAGTGGGTAAGGACAAGCACCGCTCGACCGTCAAGCCGACGGGCCGGAAGGAATCGGCCCCGCCGCCCACATCGGCCTCCGCTGCATCCAACGAGGTCATCGGGCAACCAGATCCTGCCCAATTCGTGCGGTTCTAG
- a CDS encoding purine-binding chemotaxis protein CheW: MGNTLQRPETAEQDQTAEEQHQYLTFLLAKETFAIGILRVKEIIEFGALTAVPMMPACVRGVINLRGRVVPVVDLAVRFGRPLTEPGRRTCIVIVEVSSEGDHRDIGIIVDAVNQVIEILPADIEPAPAFGANLRGEFIQSMGRVDGRFVIILEIGRVLSIDEMAQVVTSTPEAPTSGIAKT, from the coding sequence ATGGGAAACACCCTACAGAGGCCGGAAACGGCCGAACAGGACCAAACGGCGGAAGAACAGCACCAGTACCTCACGTTTCTATTGGCCAAGGAAACCTTCGCGATCGGTATTCTTCGCGTGAAGGAAATCATCGAATTCGGAGCCTTGACCGCCGTGCCGATGATGCCCGCCTGTGTGCGCGGCGTCATCAACCTGCGTGGGCGAGTCGTTCCCGTGGTCGATCTGGCCGTTCGATTCGGACGGCCGTTGACCGAGCCGGGACGACGGACCTGCATCGTGATCGTGGAAGTCTCGTCCGAAGGCGACCATCGGGATATCGGGATCATCGTCGACGCGGTGAACCAGGTGATCGAAATTCTCCCTGCGGATATCGAGCCCGCGCCTGCGTTCGGCGCCAACCTGCGCGGCGAATTCATCCAAAGCATGGGGAGGGTCGATGGTCGATTCGTCATCATTCTCGAAATCGGCCGCGTGCTCTCGATCGACGAAATGGCACAGGTAGTCACCTCCACTCCCGAGGCCCCAACCAGCGGCATCGCCAAGACGTAG